The following coding sequences lie in one Micromonospora sp. R77 genomic window:
- a CDS encoding dihydrofolate reductase family protein, with translation MNDSANRRVVASTYVSLDGVIANPHLWMLSHTTEEGQRYALEQLFDSDALLLGRETYEGFAQAWPSMPRDEAGFADRMNSLPKYVVSTTLERADWQNSTIVAGDVVKEVTELKRRPGKDILMYGFGRLARTLLAHDLVDELRFWVHPILVGQGRVEDGDLLFRPDGAADLRLAGQTVLSSGVVILRYQPAGR, from the coding sequence ATGAACGACAGCGCGAACCGCAGGGTGGTCGCCTCGACCTACGTCTCCCTCGACGGGGTCATCGCGAACCCGCACCTGTGGATGCTCTCCCACACGACCGAGGAGGGGCAGCGGTACGCCCTGGAGCAGTTGTTCGACAGCGACGCCCTGCTGCTCGGGCGGGAGACCTACGAGGGGTTCGCCCAGGCGTGGCCGAGCATGCCCCGCGATGAGGCCGGCTTCGCCGACCGGATGAACAGCCTGCCGAAGTACGTCGTCTCGACGACGCTGGAGCGGGCCGACTGGCAGAACTCCACCATCGTCGCCGGGGACGTGGTCAAGGAGGTCACGGAGCTCAAGCGCCGGCCCGGCAAGGACATCCTCATGTACGGCTTCGGCCGGCTCGCCCGCACCCTGCTCGCGCACGACCTGGTCGACGAGCTGCGGTTCTGGGTGCACCCGATCCTGGTGGGCCAGGGGCGGGTGGAAGACGGTGACCTGCTGTTCCGGCCCGACGGCGCGGCGGACCTGCGCCTGGCCGGGCAGACTGTGCTCAGCTCCGGCGTCGTCATCCTGCGCTACCAGCCGGCGGGACGGTAG
- a CDS encoding cupin domain-containing protein, with product MTYPPPRHLGATGETSATCRRADTAPDLRHADGGGAHYLATGATTNGQFGLYRWDMGPAPSGPGPHFHRSISESFYVLRGTIRIYDGQSWIDTGPGDFVHVPEGGVHAFRNESGRPASMLLHFAPGAPREGYFEGLRDLAALSEEERTAFFLRHDTYWC from the coding sequence ATGACGTACCCGCCGCCGCGTCACCTCGGAGCCACGGGGGAGACCAGCGCGACCTGCCGCAGGGCCGACACCGCGCCCGACCTGCGCCACGCCGACGGCGGCGGGGCGCACTACCTGGCCACCGGCGCCACCACGAACGGTCAGTTCGGCCTCTACCGCTGGGACATGGGCCCGGCGCCCAGCGGTCCGGGGCCGCACTTCCACCGCAGCATCTCCGAGTCGTTCTACGTCCTGCGTGGCACGATCCGGATCTACGACGGCCAGAGCTGGATCGACACCGGACCGGGTGACTTCGTCCACGTGCCCGAGGGCGGGGTGCACGCGTTCCGCAACGAGTCCGGCCGGCCGGCGTCGATGCTGCTGCACTTCGCGCCGGGCGCTCCTCGGGAGGGGTACTTCGAGGGTCTGCGCGACCTGGCGGCGCTGAGCGAGGAGGAACGGACCGCGTTCTTCCTCCGCCACGACACCTACTGGTGTTGA
- a CDS encoding LuxR C-terminal-related transcriptional regulator, producing MPGTTTERPSRREAEVLALLRLRLSNAEIAERLFISVRTVESHVSSLLRKFGVADRFDLTAAELPSDAPAPARLAGLPDPRTAFVGRERERDRVLAALRQHRLVTLLGPGGVGKTRLAVAVGTAAAPAFPHGGAFIDLVPVREDFVAQAVATVLGVTEQVQQPLLAAITDRLGRGRRLLVLDNCEHLLDPVASLVERILSACPEVTVLVTSRERLAVPGEQVVPVAPLPLGTDAVTLFLDRARAAEVGFDPDPAVVVELCTRLDGMPLAIELAAARSASLGPAGLLAALDDVLRLLAGGRGPDRRHRSLRAVIGWSHDLLDDEERRLFRRLAVFSGSFDLAAAVAVGQVGPETVAVGQVGPGAVADLLGRLTDKSLLVQQHGVTSRWRLLDTVRAFATEQFVAAGEEPLLRERHLRWAAGTAADLWRRRAEDGRDDFPAVADDLRAALTYCPPGPNPLAHQLARALGHLAYAHRFLLEAADHFARAAAHAPTPGTAVPDLRHAADCLVIATNRSPQPFRHLLAAADRAGAAGDGDARAITLARAVELANRFPSEPAAEIPQQRLRDLLDQATSAGSVNRPTVAAALTLGNAWAGGGKWREPDPRLAADALAAARPPATRCWSAQAWRRSARRRRRRAGYARRTG from the coding sequence GTGCCCGGTACGACCACCGAACGACCGTCCAGGCGCGAGGCCGAGGTCCTCGCCCTGCTGCGGCTGCGCCTGTCGAACGCGGAGATCGCCGAGCGGCTGTTCATCTCGGTACGCACCGTGGAGAGCCACGTGTCGTCGTTGCTGCGCAAGTTCGGGGTCGCCGACCGGTTCGACCTCACCGCCGCCGAACTGCCGTCCGACGCCCCCGCCCCGGCCCGGTTGGCCGGACTGCCCGACCCACGCACGGCCTTCGTGGGACGCGAACGCGAACGCGACCGGGTGCTCGCCGCACTGCGCCAGCACCGGCTGGTGACCCTGCTGGGTCCCGGCGGGGTCGGCAAGACCAGGCTGGCGGTCGCGGTGGGCACCGCAGCGGCGCCGGCGTTCCCGCACGGCGGGGCATTCATCGACCTCGTACCGGTCCGGGAAGACTTCGTGGCCCAGGCCGTGGCGACCGTGCTCGGGGTCACCGAACAGGTCCAGCAGCCGCTGCTGGCCGCGATCACGGATCGCCTCGGCCGGGGCCGCCGCCTGCTGGTGCTGGACAACTGCGAGCACCTGCTCGACCCGGTGGCCAGTCTCGTGGAGCGGATCCTGTCGGCCTGTCCGGAGGTGACCGTGCTGGTGACCAGCCGCGAGCGGCTCGCCGTACCGGGGGAACAGGTCGTGCCGGTGGCGCCGCTGCCGCTCGGGACGGACGCGGTCACCCTGTTCCTCGACCGGGCCCGGGCGGCCGAGGTCGGCTTCGACCCGGATCCGGCGGTCGTCGTCGAACTCTGCACCCGCCTCGACGGGATGCCGTTGGCGATCGAATTGGCCGCCGCCCGCAGCGCGTCACTGGGCCCCGCGGGCCTGCTGGCCGCACTGGACGACGTGCTGCGCCTGCTGGCAGGTGGGCGCGGGCCCGACCGGCGGCACCGGTCCCTGCGGGCGGTGATCGGCTGGAGCCACGACCTGCTGGACGACGAGGAGCGCCGGCTGTTCCGACGCCTGGCGGTCTTCTCCGGCAGCTTCGACCTGGCCGCCGCGGTGGCGGTCGGTCAGGTCGGGCCGGAGACGGTGGCGGTCGGTCAGGTCGGGCCCGGCGCGGTCGCCGACCTGCTCGGCCGGCTGACGGACAAGAGCCTCCTCGTCCAGCAGCACGGAGTGACCAGCCGCTGGCGCCTGCTGGACACCGTCCGGGCATTCGCCACCGAGCAGTTCGTCGCGGCCGGGGAGGAACCGCTGCTGCGCGAGCGGCACCTCCGCTGGGCCGCCGGGACGGCGGCGGACCTGTGGCGGCGCCGGGCCGAGGACGGCCGGGACGACTTCCCCGCCGTCGCCGACGACCTGCGGGCGGCGTTGACGTACTGCCCGCCGGGGCCGAACCCGCTCGCTCATCAGCTGGCCCGCGCGCTCGGGCACCTCGCGTACGCGCACCGGTTCCTGCTCGAGGCCGCCGACCATTTCGCCCGCGCCGCCGCGCATGCCCCCACCCCGGGCACCGCCGTGCCGGACCTGCGCCACGCAGCCGACTGCCTCGTCATCGCCACCAACCGCAGCCCGCAGCCATTCCGGCACCTGCTGGCCGCCGCGGACCGGGCCGGCGCGGCCGGTGACGGTGACGCCCGGGCGATCACGCTGGCCCGGGCCGTGGAGCTGGCCAACCGGTTCCCCTCGGAGCCGGCCGCCGAGATACCTCAGCAGCGGCTGCGGGACCTGCTCGACCAGGCCACCTCCGCCGGGTCGGTCAACCGGCCCACGGTGGCCGCCGCCCTGACGCTCGGGAACGCATGGGCTGGCGGCGGTAAGTGGCGCGAGCCGGATCCCCGGCTCGCCGCCGACGCGCTCGCGGCCGCCCGGCCGCCGGCGACCCGGTGCTGGTCAGCGCAAGCCTGGAGGCGGTCGGCACGGCGGCGGAGAAGGCGGGCCGGCTACGCGAGGCGCACCGGGTGA
- a CDS encoding MmcQ/YjbR family DNA-binding protein, which produces MPHPIMFDEADPLLGRLRALALAFPDAAEKISHGRPTFFTTKVFAYYGGSLKVDGVYRPHDHSVLVLVDPDERTALLAEERCYVPAYLGVAGWVGVDLTGDTDWDEIEELLDASYRRTAGPRRVARLDSRDAGG; this is translated from the coding sequence ATGCCGCACCCCATCATGTTCGACGAGGCGGACCCGCTCCTGGGCCGGCTGCGGGCGCTCGCCCTGGCCTTCCCCGACGCGGCCGAGAAGATCTCGCACGGGCGTCCCACCTTCTTCACCACCAAGGTCTTCGCCTACTACGGCGGATCCTTGAAGGTCGACGGGGTCTACCGGCCGCACGACCACTCGGTGCTCGTGCTGGTCGACCCCGACGAGCGTACGGCGCTGCTGGCGGAGGAGCGCTGCTATGTGCCGGCCTACCTCGGTGTCGCCGGGTGGGTCGGCGTGGACCTGACCGGTGACACCGACTGGGACGAGATCGAGGAGCTGCTCGACGCCAGCTACCGCCGTACGGCCGGGCCACGCAGGGTTGCCCGGCTCGACTCCCGGGACGCCGGAGGATGA
- a CDS encoding OsmC family protein yields the protein MSEDTVRSVEIERTSVGQYVVRNGRGGSMSMGAGGDDSFTPVELLLAAIGGCTAIDVDHITSRRAEPTGFAVEVTGDKIRDEAGGNRMQNIRVEFTVTFPAGADGDRAREALPRSLQQSHDRLCTVSRTVELGTPVSIVTATGSPG from the coding sequence ATGAGTGAGGACACCGTCCGCTCGGTCGAGATCGAGCGCACCAGCGTGGGGCAGTACGTCGTGCGGAACGGGCGCGGCGGGTCGATGTCGATGGGTGCGGGTGGGGACGACAGTTTCACGCCGGTGGAACTACTGCTGGCGGCCATCGGCGGATGTACGGCGATCGACGTGGACCACATCACCAGTCGCCGTGCCGAGCCGACCGGGTTCGCCGTCGAGGTCACCGGCGACAAGATCCGGGACGAGGCCGGCGGGAACCGGATGCAGAACATCCGGGTCGAGTTCACCGTGACCTTCCCGGCGGGGGCGGACGGCGACCGGGCGCGGGAGGCGCTGCCCCGGTCGTTGCAGCAGTCGCACGACCGGCTCTGCACCGTCTCCCGTACCGTCGAACTCGGCACTCCCGTCTCGATCGTGACGGCGACCGGCTCCCCCGGTTGA
- a CDS encoding cellulase family glycosylhydrolase, with the protein MTLRIRRTALLAVLAVLATTVPSAVPAGAADRQQPAGTPSARGEAAFVVRDGTRLSLAGRQFRFAGPNAYWLGLDENVGGVDPTDPPAVDHPTYFRIRDGLTTAKRMGATVVRAHTLGVSTGDPRSLEPDLGRFDPAAFDRIDYAIAEARRQGLRLIIPLTDNWQYYHGGRYDFLRWLGLSTDNDGALFYTDPTARAAFKQYVRTLLTHVNRYTGTAYTDDPTIMAWELGNELNGMTGDWVDDTAGYVKGLAPRQLVAAGNQHGVDPAVLASPYVDISDSHYYPPTAAGIAADAAAATAAGKVFIAGEYGSGQATDDLLDQVAADPNVTGALFWSLFPHHDHHGFVPHGDGFTVHYPGDTPAMRQAVAALTRNAFRMSGRPAPAVTGDRPLLTAIDAEYGINTLRWRGTAGAAGYLVQRRAPGGSWATVSGAEPLTAADAPWFDLTTPAGTVSYRVVAVDATGAAVAVSAPVTTDPTSDRVVDPLEDWFVSAGHSDSLRRAPAGEGVLIAPARGVTGELRYRRKGLTAATITLASTGRPGAVVEVSADGTTGWRPVRPRIDRVGDHRYTLSVAGLRQVDGVRVVWRRDARFAVTSVALSSRSDAVTTGAPGPFGLTEPAPDATGVSRLAALDWSAAPGAAYYSLTVSVHADLSAPLVAVSGLRTPGFTPTTAWPAGSTLHVRITATNGYGATTADASFTTRADLPGVVVDDFDTYPSDAALAAAYPRNTGGDPITATLAPAGEGSGHSMLLGWTPGTSGYAGVIHNLPTPQDWRGTTGLRMWVRPGGDGQQLTVQFVANGFFWERTLTFSGTGARVVELPFDTFAPPPWATPGPLDLGAVTQLSLYPGGAAGAATLQLDSISAYAS; encoded by the coding sequence ATGACACTGCGCATCCGCCGGACCGCGCTCCTCGCGGTCCTCGCGGTACTGGCGACAACCGTCCCGTCCGCCGTACCGGCAGGCGCCGCCGACCGGCAGCAGCCGGCCGGCACGCCGTCCGCACGCGGCGAGGCGGCGTTCGTGGTCCGCGACGGCACCCGGCTGAGCCTCGCCGGGCGACAGTTCCGGTTCGCCGGACCCAACGCGTACTGGCTGGGCCTGGACGAGAACGTCGGCGGCGTCGACCCGACCGACCCGCCGGCCGTGGACCACCCCACGTACTTCCGGATCCGGGACGGGCTGACCACGGCGAAGCGGATGGGCGCCACGGTGGTGCGTGCCCACACCCTCGGCGTGTCCACCGGCGACCCCCGGTCGCTGGAGCCCGACCTCGGCCGGTTCGACCCGGCGGCCTTCGACCGCATCGACTACGCGATCGCCGAGGCCCGCCGGCAGGGACTCCGGCTGATCATCCCGCTCACCGACAACTGGCAGTACTACCACGGCGGCCGGTACGACTTCCTGCGCTGGCTCGGCCTGAGCACCGACAACGACGGCGCCCTGTTCTACACCGACCCCACCGCCCGCGCGGCCTTCAAGCAGTACGTCCGGACGCTGCTCACCCACGTGAACCGCTACACCGGGACGGCCTACACGGACGACCCGACGATCATGGCGTGGGAGCTGGGCAACGAACTCAACGGGATGACCGGCGACTGGGTCGACGACACCGCCGGCTACGTCAAGGGTCTCGCCCCTCGGCAGCTCGTCGCGGCCGGCAACCAGCACGGGGTCGACCCCGCCGTCCTGGCCTCCCCGTACGTCGACATCAGCGACTCGCACTACTACCCGCCCACCGCCGCGGGCATCGCGGCGGACGCCGCGGCGGCCACGGCGGCGGGCAAGGTCTTCATCGCCGGCGAGTACGGCTCCGGCCAGGCCACCGACGACCTGCTGGACCAGGTGGCGGCCGACCCGAACGTCACCGGCGCGCTGTTCTGGTCGCTCTTCCCGCACCACGACCACCACGGCTTCGTGCCGCACGGTGACGGCTTCACCGTCCACTATCCGGGTGACACGCCGGCGATGCGGCAGGCGGTGGCGGCCCTGACCCGCAACGCCTTCCGGATGTCCGGCCGGCCCGCGCCGGCGGTGACCGGTGACCGACCGCTGCTGACCGCCATCGACGCCGAGTACGGCATCAACACCCTGCGCTGGCGGGGTACGGCGGGTGCGGCCGGCTACCTCGTGCAGCGGCGGGCCCCGGGCGGCAGCTGGGCCACCGTCAGCGGCGCCGAGCCGTTGACCGCCGCCGACGCTCCCTGGTTCGACCTGACCACCCCCGCCGGCACCGTCTCCTACCGGGTGGTGGCCGTCGACGCCACCGGGGCCGCGGTAGCCGTCTCCGCGCCGGTGACCACCGACCCGACCAGCGACCGGGTGGTCGACCCGCTGGAGGACTGGTTCGTCAGCGCCGGTCACAGCGACTCGCTGCGCCGCGCACCGGCCGGTGAGGGCGTCCTGATCGCGCCCGCCCGGGGCGTGACGGGGGAGCTGCGCTATCGGCGCAAGGGCCTCACCGCCGCCACGATCACCCTCGCCTCCACCGGTCGGCCCGGTGCGGTGGTCGAGGTGTCCGCCGACGGCACGACCGGCTGGCGTCCCGTGCGGCCCCGGATCGACCGGGTCGGCGACCACCGCTACACGCTCTCCGTCGCCGGACTGCGCCAGGTGGACGGGGTACGGGTGGTGTGGCGGCGGGACGCCCGGTTCGCGGTCACCTCGGTCGCGCTGTCCAGCCGGTCGGACGCGGTGACGACCGGCGCGCCGGGACCGTTCGGGCTGACCGAACCGGCGCCCGACGCCACCGGGGTGAGCCGGCTGGCGGCGCTCGACTGGTCCGCCGCGCCGGGGGCCGCGTACTACTCGCTGACCGTCTCCGTGCACGCCGACCTCAGCGCGCCGCTGGTCGCGGTCTCCGGTCTGCGTACCCCCGGTTTCACCCCCACCACGGCCTGGCCCGCCGGGAGCACCCTGCACGTGCGGATCACCGCCACCAACGGGTACGGCGCCACCACGGCGGACGCGTCGTTCACCACCCGCGCCGACCTGCCCGGCGTGGTCGTCGACGACTTCGACACCTACCCGTCGGACGCGGCGCTGGCCGCCGCCTACCCCCGCAACACCGGTGGCGACCCGATAACGGCGACCCTCGCCCCGGCCGGTGAGGGCAGCGGGCACAGCATGCTGCTCGGCTGGACGCCCGGTACCAGCGGATACGCGGGCGTCATCCACAACCTGCCGACCCCGCAGGACTGGCGGGGCACCACCGGGCTGCGGATGTGGGTCCGGCCGGGCGGCGACGGGCAGCAACTGACCGTCCAGTTCGTCGCCAACGGGTTCTTCTGGGAGCGGACGCTGACGTTCAGCGGCACCGGAGCGCGGGTCGTCGAGCTGCCGTTCGACACCTTCGCCCCGCCGCCGTGGGCCACCCCCGGCCCGCTCGACCTGGGCGCGGTCACGCAGCTGTCGCTCTACCCGGGCGGCGCGGCCGGCGCGGCAACCCTCCAGCTCGACTCCATCAGCGCGTACGCCTCGTGA
- the rox gene encoding rifampin monooxygenase, with protein MIIAGCGPTGAMLAAELRLHDVRVLVLERETELPSYVRIVGLHIRSIELMAMRGLLERIRARGRERPAGGFFAAVNKPAPRGLDSAHAYLLGIPQPVIVQLLEEHALDLGAQVRHGAAVTGLAQDGDGVTVELADGEKLRTRYLVGCDGGRSTVRKLLGVGFPGEPSRNETLMGEMEVGVPPEEVAARVAEIRESEPRFVLGPAGVGVHRVVVPVEGVGDRTRPPTLEDFRQRLRTIAGTDFGVHSPRWLSRFGDATRLADRYRVGRVLLAGDAAHIHPPIGGQGLNLGIQDAVNLGWKLAAQIRGWAPATLLDTYQAERRPVAEDVLDNTRAQLELLSPGPGPQAVRRLLTELMDLDEVNRRLVEKITAIGVRYDFGAGPDLVGRRLRDVDVRQGRLYDLLHRGRGLLLDRTGRLTVGGWSERVDHLPDPTAALDVPGVLLRPDGHVAWVGDDQQDLDAHLARWFGRPAH; from the coding sequence GTGATCATCGCCGGGTGCGGGCCGACCGGCGCCATGCTGGCCGCCGAACTGCGGCTGCACGACGTACGGGTACTCGTCCTGGAGAGGGAGACCGAGCTCCCGTCGTACGTCCGCATCGTCGGTCTGCACATCCGCAGCATCGAGCTGATGGCGATGCGCGGGCTGCTGGAGCGGATCCGCGCCCGCGGCAGGGAGCGTCCGGCCGGCGGCTTCTTCGCCGCCGTCAACAAACCCGCGCCCCGGGGCCTGGACTCCGCGCACGCCTATCTGCTGGGCATCCCGCAGCCGGTCATCGTCCAACTGCTCGAAGAGCATGCGCTCGACCTGGGCGCGCAGGTCCGGCACGGTGCTGCGGTGACCGGTCTCGCCCAGGACGGGGACGGGGTGACCGTCGAGCTGGCCGACGGGGAGAAGCTGCGTACGCGCTATCTGGTCGGCTGTGACGGCGGGCGCAGCACGGTGCGCAAACTGCTCGGCGTCGGATTTCCCGGCGAGCCCTCGCGGAACGAGACGCTGATGGGCGAGATGGAGGTGGGGGTGCCGCCGGAGGAGGTCGCCGCCCGGGTGGCCGAGATCCGGGAGAGCGAGCCGCGGTTCGTCCTCGGGCCCGCAGGCGTCGGGGTCCATCGGGTCGTGGTGCCCGTCGAGGGGGTCGGCGATCGCACCCGGCCGCCCACGCTCGAGGACTTCAGGCAACGGTTGCGCACGATCGCCGGCACCGATTTCGGCGTGCACTCCCCGCGCTGGTTGTCCCGCTTCGGTGATGCCACCCGGCTGGCCGACCGCTACCGGGTCGGGCGGGTGCTGCTGGCCGGCGATGCGGCACACATCCATCCGCCCATCGGCGGGCAGGGCCTCAACCTGGGCATCCAGGACGCGGTCAACCTCGGCTGGAAACTGGCCGCACAGATCCGCGGTTGGGCGCCGGCCACCCTGCTGGACACCTACCAGGCCGAACGTCGCCCGGTCGCCGAGGACGTGCTGGACAACACCCGCGCCCAGCTGGAACTGCTGTCCCCCGGACCGGGCCCGCAGGCGGTACGCCGGCTGCTCACCGAGCTGATGGACCTGGACGAGGTGAACCGCCGTCTGGTCGAGAAGATCACGGCGATCGGCGTCCGCTACGACTTCGGCGCCGGCCCCGACCTGGTCGGCCGCCGCCTGCGCGACGTCGACGTGCGGCAGGGCCGCCTCTACGACCTGCTGCATCGCGGCCGTGGCCTGCTGCTGGACCGCACCGGACGGCTGACCGTCGGCGGCTGGTCGGAACGGGTCGACCACCTCCCGGATCCCACTGCGGCACTGGACGTTCCGGGTGTCCTGCTCCGCCCCGACGGCCACGTCGCCTGGGTCGGCGACGACCAGCAGGACCTGGACGCCCACCTGGCCCGCTGGTTCGGCCGGCCCGCCCACTGA
- a CDS encoding GNAT family N-acetyltransferase, with protein MFTTDRVRLRPPTPDDASHLFRLHGDPELHLITGGDPFVPRHVDQVRARLEKQVAEPPDGGTAVSLLAESVADGTFLGSSVLWGINAFNRYAHLGVTLLPEARGQGYGTEVVRLLCRYGFRNRNLRRLELETLASNTAMRRTAQKCGFVHEGTQREREYDGDGFADLVIYGLLRRDWTP; from the coding sequence GTGTTCACCACCGACCGGGTCCGGCTGCGCCCGCCCACCCCCGACGACGCGTCCCACCTGTTCCGCCTGCACGGTGACCCCGAGCTGCACCTGATCACCGGCGGCGACCCGTTCGTGCCCCGCCACGTCGACCAGGTGCGGGCCCGGCTGGAGAAACAGGTAGCCGAGCCGCCGGACGGCGGGACCGCGGTGTCGCTGCTGGCCGAGTCCGTGGCCGACGGCACGTTCCTGGGCAGCAGCGTGCTGTGGGGCATCAACGCGTTCAACCGGTACGCCCACCTCGGCGTCACGCTGCTTCCCGAGGCCCGCGGCCAGGGTTACGGGACCGAGGTGGTCCGGCTGCTCTGCCGGTACGGCTTCCGCAACCGCAACCTGCGCCGGCTGGAGCTGGAGACGCTGGCCAGCAACACCGCCATGCGGCGGACCGCGCAGAAGTGCGGCTTCGTTCACGAGGGCACCCAGCGGGAGCGCGAGTACGACGGCGACGGCTTCGCCGACCTGGTGATCTACGGCCTGCTGCGGCGGGACTGGACACCGTGA
- a CDS encoding RNA polymerase subunit sigma-70 has product MSADTRRKERGVSSPDRLDEPAFSGLAQQHRRELHVHCYRMLGSFEDAEDTVQETFLRAWRRRETCAGRSTFRAWLYRIATNACLDLLARCRPEPATGGEVRWLQPYPDRLLDELPAGDADAPETVAVARETIELAYLVAVQHLAPRPRAVLILRDVLGWPAKDVAELLGDSVNSVNSALQRARAGMREHLPAERQDWTGGEGDAGTRELVRRFTDASVATDVAGLAALLRDDVRFSMPPTPGLHVGRDAVVKNWVDDGFESLTGLRAVPTAVNRQPAVAFYHWRERDGAYLPLTIDVLRVTGGAISEIVIFHDDQFARLGLPERLPADGTR; this is encoded by the coding sequence ATGAGTGCGGACACGCGGCGAAAGGAGCGGGGCGTGAGCAGTCCGGACCGGCTCGACGAACCGGCGTTCTCGGGGCTGGCGCAGCAGCACCGACGGGAGCTGCACGTGCACTGCTACCGGATGCTCGGGTCGTTCGAGGACGCCGAGGACACCGTGCAGGAGACGTTCCTGCGGGCCTGGCGGCGGCGGGAGACCTGCGCGGGGCGGTCGACGTTCCGGGCCTGGCTGTACCGGATCGCCACGAACGCCTGCCTGGACCTGCTCGCCAGGTGCCGCCCGGAGCCGGCGACCGGCGGCGAGGTGCGGTGGTTGCAGCCCTACCCGGACCGGCTGCTCGACGAGCTGCCCGCGGGCGACGCCGACGCGCCGGAAACCGTCGCCGTCGCGCGGGAGACGATCGAGCTGGCGTACCTGGTCGCGGTCCAGCACCTCGCGCCGCGCCCGCGGGCGGTGCTGATCCTGCGGGACGTGCTCGGCTGGCCGGCGAAGGACGTCGCGGAGCTGCTCGGCGACTCCGTCAACTCGGTGAACAGCGCGCTGCAGCGGGCGCGCGCCGGCATGCGGGAGCACCTGCCCGCCGAGCGGCAGGACTGGACCGGCGGCGAGGGGGACGCCGGCACCCGCGAGCTGGTACGCCGCTTCACCGACGCCAGCGTGGCCACGGACGTCGCAGGGCTCGCCGCGTTGCTGCGGGACGATGTCCGCTTCTCGATGCCGCCCACGCCGGGCCTGCACGTCGGCCGCGACGCAGTGGTGAAGAACTGGGTCGACGACGGTTTCGAGAGCCTGACGGGTCTGCGGGCCGTCCCCACCGCCGTGAACCGGCAACCCGCTGTCGCCTTCTATCACTGGCGGGAGCGCGACGGCGCGTACCTGCCGCTGACGATCGACGTCCTGCGCGTCACCGGCGGGGCGATCAGCGAGATCGTCATCTTCCACGACGACCAGTTCGCGCGACTCGGGCTGCCGGAGCGCCTGCCGGCGGACGGCACGCGGTAG
- a CDS encoding DUF6069 family protein has translation MDSRNDTGVVAGPAPGRTSRSHGLRGLVGIGLGATLVAMAATTLAAAVARAAGVAFEIPDGGEPIPLPGFAVVTGFFAVVGVVIAGALLRWSARPADRFVWTAVALTAISLVPPLLTGADTATVTALLGLHLVPAAVMIPILARSLRTRALSAGRPGRR, from the coding sequence ATGGACAGCAGGAACGACACCGGGGTGGTCGCCGGCCCGGCGCCGGGCCGGACCAGCCGCAGCCACGGACTCCGTGGGCTCGTCGGCATCGGCCTCGGCGCCACGCTCGTGGCGATGGCGGCCACCACCCTCGCCGCGGCGGTGGCCCGGGCCGCCGGCGTCGCCTTCGAGATCCCCGATGGTGGCGAACCGATCCCGTTGCCCGGGTTCGCGGTGGTGACCGGCTTCTTCGCGGTCGTGGGCGTCGTCATCGCCGGCGCGCTCCTTCGGTGGAGCGCTCGCCCCGCCGACCGGTTCGTGTGGACGGCGGTGGCGTTGACCGCGATCTCGTTGGTCCCGCCCCTGCTGACCGGGGCGGACACCGCCACCGTCACCGCCCTGCTCGGGCTGCACCTCGTCCCCGCGGCGGTGATGATCCCGATCCTGGCACGCAGCCTGCGCACCCGGGCGCTCAGCGCAGGGCGGCCCGGGCGTCGGTGA